The Lentzea guizhouensis genome contains a region encoding:
- a CDS encoding Panacea domain-containing protein: MADVHDVAAALLTETGPVTTMKLQKLVYYSQAWHLVFHGEPLFDDLVEAWPQGPVTRSLYDKHRRQRQVASWPSGDSSALTAAESQTVSWVLAKYGAFSAESLSQMTHMEAPWRIARGLHGPDERSSTPIDRQQMKHFYARQRAAVDVAVSQAAASAAIEGIELDDEWQQTLRSVASGTLSADEAVAEEIRRATRS, from the coding sequence GTGGCTGATGTTCACGATGTGGCGGCTGCACTGCTGACCGAGACCGGGCCAGTGACGACCATGAAGCTTCAGAAACTGGTCTACTACTCGCAGGCGTGGCATCTCGTCTTTCATGGCGAGCCTCTGTTCGACGATCTAGTCGAGGCGTGGCCGCAAGGTCCGGTCACGCGGTCGTTGTACGACAAGCACCGTCGGCAGCGTCAGGTCGCGAGCTGGCCCAGTGGGGACTCCTCAGCGCTGACCGCTGCGGAGAGCCAGACGGTGAGCTGGGTGCTGGCCAAGTACGGTGCGTTCTCCGCGGAGTCGCTGTCGCAGATGACGCACATGGAGGCACCCTGGAGGATTGCCAGGGGTCTTCACGGTCCGGACGAGCGGTCCTCCACGCCGATTGATCGACAACAGATGAAGCACTTCTACGCCCGTCAGCGCGCGGCGGTCGATGTTGCGGTCTCGCAGGCCGCAGCGAGCGCAGCGATCGAGGGCATCGAGCTGGACGACGAGTGGCAGCAGACTCTGCGCTCCGTCGCGAGCGGCACCTTGTCGGCTGATGAAGCGGTCGCAGAAGAAATTCGGCGGGCCACTCGCTCGTGA
- a CDS encoding Fic family protein, with translation MFTTGPVRSGLSTSAKVDRCLRRGNLERLSHCYGELNVCHPFREGNGRTLRAFLRQLSAAAGWRLDWSALDQAGNVAASERALLAVDFQLMRQVLEPVVVRM, from the coding sequence ATGTTTACGACTGGGCCGGTGAGATCCGGACTGTCAACATCGGCAAAGGTCGATCGATGTTTGCGGCGTGGCAATTTGGAGCGGCTTTCCCACTGCTACGGGGAACTGAACGTATGCCATCCGTTCAGGGAAGGCAACGGACGTACTCTGCGCGCATTTCTGCGGCAACTGTCGGCCGCGGCGGGCTGGAGACTGGATTGGTCTGCGCTTGACCAAGCTGGCAACGTTGCCGCGTCCGAGAGGGCGCTGCTGGCGGTAGACTTCCAGCTGATGCGGCAGGTGCTGGAGCCTGTAGTAGTGCGCATGTAG
- a CDS encoding GH92 family glycosyl hydrolase, producing MAAALVLAAPLVASAQPAAAPPPLVADPTGYVDTLIGTGKANAAVGEINNFPGPAAPFGMMQFSPDTLGSYAGYQYHSEKIRGFSLTHASVGCSAFGDVPILPVTGELGEKPWDRVERYEHGSERGEPGYYAVTLEDSKVRAELTATTRTGLATFTLPADGHVLVKGGASLPGNSAAEVTIEDDTTITGSASTGGFCGKPNKYTVYYAITFDRPFTAKGTWDGTAVTPGSGSVKSPKAGAYLSFGAGQVKAKVALSFVGVDGAKENLAQEIPHWDAERVRADTRARWRTELSKIRVAGTDVGELKTFYTALYHSLMHPNTFNDVDGRYIGFDDKIHTLPAGRTQYANFSDWDTYRSLAPLHGMLWPREASDMAQSLVNDAVQGGWWPRWPLANDYTGQMTGDSSVPLIAALYAYGARDFDLSTALKYLVKGATSVDTTPGAYQERPGIAEYVKLGYLPNTDVARGDHARVGASITLEWSVDDFAIAQLARAAGDHRTAAEFARRGQHWQNLFNPATRHVQPRDGSGRFPDGPAWPPATGGFGQDGFDEGNAVQYSWMVPHNPAGLITAMGGRDAAAARLDTFTTKLNAGPSEPYMWAGNEPAFGIPWLYNHTGRPWRTQQVVREIMTTLFSPTPDGEPGNDDLGAQSSWYVWAALGLYPATPGTSDLAVHSPLFPRIVLDLPGRDLTINAPKASATARYVQDLNLNGRDHERTGLPRSLVSTGGVLDFELGATPDRSWAADPDEAPPSYRDGEHDFLASADTMITVQPGGSAELTVSALRLAGRDRSLTVTSAPPAGITVSGPQRFRLDDGVARFQVSATAPEGYYDIPLTITGDRRTVTHTVTVLVAPEGSLVTRYNNTGISDDNDKSQANLDGAANSYSRQALAEAGLTGGREVEVAGTRFTWPAAPAGRPDNVAADGQTVALSGQATRLVFVGAASNGDHRATATVTFTDGTTAEADMSFGDWVLPGGSAADPVFGNTVVVHPRYRNVRSGGAGPAFVFATAPFDAPAGKTIAGVTLAKDKQIHVFAIGTNG from the coding sequence ATGGCGGCCGCGCTCGTGCTCGCGGCCCCGCTGGTCGCGTCCGCACAACCGGCTGCGGCACCACCGCCGCTGGTCGCGGACCCGACCGGGTACGTGGACACGTTGATCGGTACGGGAAAGGCCAACGCGGCGGTCGGTGAGATCAACAACTTCCCCGGTCCCGCGGCGCCGTTCGGCATGATGCAGTTCTCGCCGGACACGCTCGGCTCGTATGCCGGTTACCAGTACCACAGCGAAAAGATCCGAGGTTTCAGCCTGACGCACGCCAGTGTCGGGTGCAGTGCGTTCGGCGATGTGCCGATCTTGCCGGTCACCGGTGAGCTGGGGGAGAAGCCGTGGGACCGGGTCGAGCGGTACGAGCACGGCAGTGAGCGGGGCGAGCCCGGCTACTACGCGGTGACGTTGGAGGACTCGAAGGTTCGTGCTGAGCTGACGGCGACGACGCGTACCGGGCTCGCGACGTTCACGTTGCCCGCGGACGGGCATGTGCTCGTGAAGGGCGGGGCGAGTCTGCCGGGGAACTCCGCGGCCGAGGTGACGATCGAGGACGACACCACGATCACCGGGTCGGCGAGCACCGGCGGGTTCTGCGGCAAGCCCAACAAGTACACCGTCTACTACGCCATCACCTTCGACCGGCCGTTCACCGCCAAGGGGACCTGGGACGGGACTGCGGTCACGCCGGGCAGTGGCAGTGTGAAGTCGCCGAAAGCCGGTGCTTACCTGAGCTTCGGCGCCGGGCAGGTGAAGGCCAAGGTGGCGCTGTCGTTCGTCGGTGTGGACGGCGCGAAGGAGAACCTGGCGCAGGAGATCCCGCATTGGGACGCGGAGCGGGTGCGCGCGGACACCAGGGCGAGGTGGCGCACCGAGCTGAGCAAGATCCGGGTCGCGGGCACCGACGTCGGTGAGCTGAAGACGTTCTACACGGCGCTTTATCACTCGTTGATGCATCCCAACACGTTCAACGACGTGGACGGCCGCTACATCGGGTTCGACGACAAGATTCACACACTGCCGGCGGGGCGCACTCAGTACGCCAACTTCTCCGACTGGGACACCTACCGCAGCCTGGCGCCGTTGCACGGGATGCTGTGGCCGCGCGAGGCCAGTGACATGGCGCAGTCGCTCGTCAACGACGCCGTGCAGGGCGGGTGGTGGCCGCGCTGGCCGTTGGCCAACGACTACACCGGGCAGATGACGGGCGACAGTTCGGTGCCGCTCATCGCCGCCTTGTACGCGTACGGTGCCAGGGACTTCGACCTGTCCACCGCGCTGAAGTACCTCGTCAAGGGTGCCACCAGCGTCGACACCACGCCTGGGGCCTACCAGGAACGGCCGGGCATCGCCGAGTACGTCAAGCTCGGCTACCTGCCCAACACCGACGTCGCGCGCGGTGACCACGCCAGGGTCGGGGCGTCGATCACGCTGGAGTGGTCGGTCGACGACTTCGCCATCGCCCAGCTCGCCAGGGCCGCGGGCGACCACCGGACGGCCGCCGAGTTCGCGCGGCGCGGGCAGCACTGGCAGAACCTGTTCAACCCGGCCACCCGGCACGTCCAGCCGCGCGACGGCAGCGGCAGGTTCCCCGACGGTCCCGCGTGGCCGCCGGCGACCGGTGGGTTCGGGCAGGACGGGTTCGACGAGGGCAACGCGGTGCAGTACAGCTGGATGGTGCCGCACAACCCGGCCGGTCTGATCACCGCGATGGGTGGCCGCGATGCCGCTGCGGCGCGGCTGGACACGTTCACCACCAAGCTCAACGCCGGCCCGTCCGAGCCGTACATGTGGGCGGGCAACGAGCCGGCGTTCGGGATTCCGTGGCTCTACAACCACACCGGGCGGCCGTGGCGCACGCAGCAGGTGGTCCGGGAGATCATGACCACCCTGTTCAGCCCCACGCCCGACGGCGAGCCCGGCAACGACGACCTCGGTGCCCAGTCCTCCTGGTACGTGTGGGCGGCGCTGGGGCTCTACCCCGCCACGCCCGGCACGTCGGACCTGGCCGTGCACAGCCCGTTGTTCCCGCGGATCGTGCTCGACCTGCCCGGTCGCGACCTGACGATCAACGCGCCCAAGGCTTCTGCGACCGCGAGGTACGTGCAGGACCTGAACCTCAACGGCCGCGACCACGAACGCACCGGCCTGCCGCGCAGCCTGGTCAGCACCGGTGGTGTCCTCGACTTCGAGCTCGGTGCGACGCCGGACCGTTCGTGGGCCGCCGACCCCGACGAGGCCCCACCGTCCTATCGCGACGGTGAGCACGACTTCCTGGCCAGTGCGGACACGATGATCACCGTCCAGCCGGGTGGTTCCGCCGAGCTGACCGTGTCCGCCCTGCGGCTGGCGGGCCGGGACCGCAGTCTCACGGTCACCAGCGCTCCGCCCGCCGGCATCACCGTCAGCGGCCCGCAGCGGTTCCGGCTGGACGACGGGGTGGCGCGGTTCCAGGTGAGCGCCACGGCTCCCGAGGGGTACTACGACATCCCGCTGACCATCACCGGTGATCGTCGTACCGTCACCCACACGGTCACCGTGCTCGTCGCTCCGGAAGGCAGTCTCGTCACCCGTTACAACAACACCGGGATCTCCGACGACAACGACAAGTCGCAGGCGAACCTCGACGGCGCCGCCAACAGCTACTCGCGGCAGGCGCTCGCCGAGGCGGGGCTGACCGGTGGGCGGGAGGTCGAGGTGGCCGGGACCAGGTTCACCTGGCCCGCGGCGCCGGCCGGGCGACCCGACAACGTGGCTGCGGACGGGCAGACCGTGGCCTTGTCCGGGCAGGCCACCCGGCTGGTGTTCGTGGGGGCTGCCAGCAACGGGGACCACCGCGCAACGGCGACCGTGACGTTCACCGACGGCACCACGGCCGAGGCGGACATGTCGTTCGGCGACTGGGTCCTGCCCGGCGGGAGTGCTGCTGATCCGGTGTTCGGCAACACGGTGGTGGTGCACCCGCGGTACCGCAACGTGCGGTCGGGCGGGGCCGGGCCGGCGTTCGTCTTCGCGACCGCGCCGTTCGACGCGCCCGCCGGCAAGACGATCGCCGGCGTGACCTTGGCGAAGGACAAGCAGATCCACGTGTTCGCGATCGGTACCAACGGGTGA
- a CDS encoding metallophosphoesterase: MTRVAVIGDVGGHPDQLRRALRDLGPAPDLVVIQVGDLVDRGPDSLGVLDVVAPLITTGRWVQLAGNHESQYLPGATVFWPDPLPQPGVDTLRAWWSDGRMQVAAAVSVNGDDHLLTHAGLTLDAWHQLGEPASAAQAADLLNERPDLIWHTGAHARDAQAGPLWAESGAALHEPWMRFTGIVPFGQIHGHSTVVHFGQQRWRCDGRVRQRATVDWHARHVRVRVGGRVFIGVDPGHGRTGATSWQPLLLNDAEMHVTPART; this comes from the coding sequence ATGACCAGGGTTGCCGTCATCGGCGACGTCGGCGGACATCCGGACCAGCTGCGCCGGGCGCTGCGGGACCTCGGCCCCGCACCCGACCTGGTCGTGATCCAGGTGGGCGACCTCGTCGACCGCGGCCCGGACAGCCTCGGCGTGCTCGACGTCGTCGCCCCGCTCATCACCACCGGCCGCTGGGTGCAACTCGCGGGCAACCACGAGTCGCAGTACCTGCCCGGCGCCACCGTCTTCTGGCCGGACCCCCTCCCCCAGCCCGGCGTCGACACGTTGCGCGCCTGGTGGTCCGACGGCCGCATGCAGGTCGCCGCAGCCGTCTCGGTCAACGGCGACGACCACCTGCTCACCCACGCGGGCCTCACCCTCGACGCCTGGCACCAGCTCGGCGAGCCGGCATCAGCCGCACAAGCCGCTGACCTGCTCAACGAACGCCCCGACCTCATCTGGCACACCGGCGCGCACGCCCGTGACGCGCAAGCCGGACCGTTGTGGGCAGAATCCGGTGCCGCGCTGCACGAACCGTGGATGCGGTTCACCGGCATCGTCCCGTTCGGCCAGATCCACGGCCATTCGACGGTCGTGCACTTCGGCCAGCAACGCTGGCGTTGCGACGGACGTGTTCGTCAGCGCGCCACGGTCGACTGGCACGCACGGCACGTGAGGGTGCGCGTCGGCGGACGGGTGTTCATCGGGGTCGATCCGGGTCACGGCCGTACGGGCGCCACGAGCTGGCAGCCGTTGCTCCTCAACGACGCCGAGATGCACGTGACGCCCGCCCGGACCTAG
- a CDS encoding ATP-binding protein, translating into MLSAVGAASAAFPALRRAASAAEDAQRELDDLRAQEVVAASRWKAHSEFQRLLHDHVTAALHAVAAALATGEEIRRAAARGAARCARNRRRREWTWSRWARCCGGRPVARTPVDLDLAGPSPPAEVAQAVALAVEEALRNVDDHARASRAVVELTSSSRGFAVSVSDNGVGPVRRTRPGATGLRRSIAQRVAEVGGTATVTGAAGTGTTVTLRWTPASAAPPDLLALAVGDIRRPLLGVVVSYLVGNAIAAGLNVHDPRLVWWGLVMVLVTVALLARADRALPAGRGVAVLGGLFAFTWIGLVLMPADSLSGYESWPVGAAGTALMVLAVMVPVWQVFLFCLLEAASVVVLIQVSVLDPQPLPTLVPVFLAPVFGAAMGAVVAVTARKYGRVVHRSRTERVAVQALQARRAAAEALRTERAEALAADFVPFLDAVADGTLPVHDPATTSRARELEQVSRDELHLPGVLDTATKTVIAGARASGCVIDLYADTDTITVPGQVNALLRAALTVLPAQLNLSLYRRRTGVLVSLVAVPGDPARADRLRTSLPGPGLAVEDDTEATIVELIL; encoded by the coding sequence GTGTTGTCGGCGGTCGGTGCCGCCAGTGCCGCGTTCCCGGCGTTGCGCCGGGCCGCGAGCGCCGCGGAGGACGCGCAACGCGAACTCGACGACCTGCGGGCACAGGAGGTCGTCGCGGCCAGCCGGTGGAAGGCGCACTCCGAGTTCCAACGGCTGCTGCACGACCACGTCACGGCCGCTTTGCACGCCGTGGCCGCCGCGTTGGCCACCGGGGAGGAGATCAGGCGCGCCGCGGCCAGGGGAGCCGCGCGTTGCGCGCGGAACCGCCGGCGCCGGGAGTGGACCTGGTCGAGGTGGGCCCGGTGCTGCGGCGGGCGGCCCGTCGCGCGGACGCCCGTCGACCTCGACCTCGCCGGGCCGTCTCCGCCGGCCGAGGTGGCGCAGGCGGTGGCGCTCGCCGTCGAAGAGGCCTTGCGCAACGTCGACGACCACGCGCGGGCGTCCCGTGCGGTGGTGGAGCTGACGTCGTCGTCGCGCGGGTTCGCGGTGTCGGTGAGCGACAACGGCGTGGGCCCGGTCCGGCGGACCAGGCCTGGAGCGACGGGTCTGCGGCGGTCGATCGCACAACGGGTCGCCGAGGTGGGCGGCACGGCCACGGTCACGGGTGCCGCGGGCACCGGGACCACGGTGACGCTGCGCTGGACGCCGGCCTCGGCGGCCCCACCGGACCTGCTGGCCCTGGCCGTCGGCGACATCCGCCGCCCGCTGCTCGGTGTCGTCGTGTCGTACCTGGTGGGCAACGCGATCGCCGCCGGGTTGAACGTCCACGACCCGCGACTGGTGTGGTGGGGGCTGGTGATGGTGCTCGTGACGGTGGCGCTGCTGGCGCGCGCGGACCGGGCGTTGCCGGCGGGACGGGGAGTCGCGGTGCTGGGCGGGTTGTTCGCCTTCACCTGGATCGGGTTGGTGCTGATGCCGGCGGACAGCCTCAGCGGGTACGAGTCGTGGCCGGTCGGTGCGGCGGGCACCGCGTTGATGGTGCTCGCGGTCATGGTCCCGGTGTGGCAGGTGTTCCTGTTCTGCCTGCTGGAAGCCGCGTCGGTGGTGGTGCTGATCCAGGTCTCGGTCCTCGACCCGCAACCGCTTCCCACCCTGGTCCCCGTGTTCCTGGCACCGGTCTTCGGCGCGGCGATGGGCGCCGTTGTCGCTGTCACAGCACGGAAGTACGGCCGTGTCGTCCACCGGTCGCGAACCGAACGGGTTGCCGTGCAGGCACTCCAGGCCCGCCGAGCGGCCGCGGAAGCGCTGCGCACGGAACGCGCGGAGGCGCTGGCCGCCGACTTCGTGCCGTTCCTGGACGCCGTCGCCGACGGCACCCTGCCGGTGCACGACCCGGCCACCACCTCCCGCGCCCGCGAGCTCGAACAGGTGAGCCGCGACGAGCTGCACCTGCCCGGAGTCCTCGACACGGCAACGAAAACGGTCATCGCCGGGGCACGGGCGTCCGGCTGCGTGATCGACCTCTACGCCGACACCGACACCATCACCGTTCCAGGACAGGTGAACGCCCTGCTCCGCGCCGCCCTGACCGTGCTGCCCGCCCAGCTGAACCTCAGCCTCTACCGCCGGCGGACGGGCGTGCTGGTGTCGTTGGTCGCGGTCCCCGGTGACCCTGCCCGCGCGGACCGGCTCCGCACCTCGTTGCCCGGCCCCGGTCTCGCCGTCGAGGACGACACCGAGGCGACGATCGTCGAGCTCATCCTCTGA
- a CDS encoding LuxR C-terminal-related transcriptional regulator: protein MEDRCLVAAVDDHRIVLLGITHLLAASGGRIELGAVETSVRALLDGPGRHADVVLLDLVLPDEPDVATNVRRIREAGPRVVVHTQDTRPAVVSRAVTAGALGVVLKGDSEQRLVEAVLAARAGEFTVSSAMAYAVVNDPRAQVRLTPRQREVLTLVARGVPHKVIARRLDISPETVPSHLRRIADSYVRAGVTGLTSTELAAHALVDGHIELGPEPRG from the coding sequence GTGGAAGACCGGTGCCTCGTCGCGGCGGTGGACGACCACCGGATCGTCCTGCTGGGGATCACCCACCTGCTGGCCGCGTCCGGGGGTCGCATCGAGCTCGGTGCGGTCGAGACCAGCGTGCGGGCGTTGCTCGACGGGCCGGGGCGCCACGCCGACGTCGTCCTGCTGGACCTGGTGCTGCCCGACGAGCCCGACGTCGCCACGAACGTGCGGCGCATCCGGGAGGCGGGTCCGCGGGTGGTCGTGCACACGCAGGACACCCGGCCCGCGGTCGTCTCCCGGGCCGTCACCGCCGGAGCGCTCGGCGTCGTGCTCAAGGGCGACTCCGAGCAACGGCTGGTGGAGGCGGTGCTCGCGGCGAGGGCCGGCGAGTTCACCGTGTCCAGTGCGATGGCGTACGCCGTGGTGAACGACCCGCGTGCGCAGGTCCGCCTGACTCCGCGCCAACGCGAGGTGCTGACCCTGGTCGCGCGCGGCGTGCCGCACAAGGTGATCGCCCGCAGGCTCGACATCAGCCCGGAGACCGTGCCCTCGCACCTGCGCAGGATCGCCGACAGCTACGTGCGAGCCGGTGTCACCGGGTTGACCTCCACCGAGCTGGCCGCGCACGCGTTGGTGGACGGGCACATCGAGCTCGGTCCGGAACCGCGTGGCTGA
- a CDS encoding molybdopterin-dependent oxidoreductase produces MKATRTVLIGLVSVAAALAAGHLVAALVNPLASPFLAVGNTAIDLTPHPVKDFAIRTFGENDKLVLLAGMAVVLAGLGVLAGLLSRRSPWPGMALAALLGLLGVAAVLARPTTTAWAVIAPLASLLVGVAAFRWLWSQAPVEVPGRRRFLVSTAAIAAGAGVAAVGGQLLAGRVDVEASRRGIRLQPQETAPEIPVNADFAREGTPTFMTRNENFYRIDTALSVPRLRAEDWRLRIHGMVDNEMVLTYDDLLRRPLVEKTITLVCVSNEVGGPYISTSNFIGVSLPDLLREAGVREGSDQLATRSADGWTCGTPVASIMAPDSNALLAIGMNGEPLPLEHGFPVRMVVPGLYGYVSATKWLVDAELTTFDAFDPYWAQRGWGKKAPVKTMSRVDRPKPFERVPPGKFVAAGIAWAQHTGVDRVEVRVDGGPWQQATLSTEVNIDTWRMWRVELDLNEGNHTVECRATDRKGYTQTADRAAPVPDGATGIHAIVFTAVKNP; encoded by the coding sequence GTGAAGGCAACCCGAACCGTCCTCATCGGACTGGTGTCGGTGGCCGCGGCACTCGCCGCCGGTCACCTCGTCGCCGCGCTGGTCAACCCGCTGGCCTCGCCGTTCCTCGCGGTCGGCAACACCGCCATCGACCTGACCCCGCACCCGGTCAAGGACTTCGCGATCCGCACCTTCGGCGAGAACGACAAGCTGGTGCTGCTGGCCGGCATGGCGGTCGTGCTCGCCGGCCTCGGTGTGCTGGCCGGCCTCCTGTCGAGGAGGAGTCCCTGGCCGGGCATGGCGCTCGCCGCGCTCCTGGGACTGCTCGGGGTCGCGGCAGTGCTCGCGAGGCCGACCACGACCGCATGGGCGGTGATCGCGCCACTGGCGAGCCTCCTCGTCGGCGTGGCGGCGTTCCGCTGGCTGTGGTCGCAGGCACCGGTCGAAGTGCCAGGCAGGAGGAGGTTCCTGGTCTCGACCGCGGCGATCGCGGCCGGGGCAGGGGTGGCGGCGGTGGGCGGGCAGCTGCTCGCCGGGCGGGTGGACGTCGAGGCCTCCCGGCGGGGCATCCGGTTGCAGCCGCAGGAGACCGCGCCGGAGATCCCGGTCAACGCCGACTTCGCCCGCGAGGGCACGCCGACGTTCATGACGCGCAACGAGAACTTCTACCGCATCGACACCGCGCTCAGCGTGCCGAGGTTGCGGGCGGAGGACTGGCGGTTGCGCATCCACGGCATGGTGGACAACGAGATGGTGCTGACCTACGACGACCTGCTCCGCAGGCCGTTGGTGGAGAAGACCATCACGCTGGTGTGCGTGTCGAACGAGGTCGGCGGGCCGTACATCTCCACGTCGAACTTCATCGGCGTGTCCCTGCCGGACCTGTTGCGGGAGGCGGGTGTGCGGGAGGGCTCCGACCAGCTCGCCACGCGCAGTGCGGACGGGTGGACGTGCGGCACGCCGGTCGCGTCGATCATGGCGCCGGACTCGAACGCGTTGCTGGCCATCGGGATGAACGGCGAGCCGTTGCCGCTGGAGCACGGTTTCCCGGTGCGCATGGTGGTTCCCGGGCTCTACGGGTACGTGTCGGCGACGAAGTGGCTGGTGGACGCGGAGCTCACGACGTTCGACGCGTTCGACCCGTACTGGGCGCAGCGCGGGTGGGGGAAGAAGGCCCCGGTCAAGACCATGTCGAGGGTGGACCGGCCGAAGCCCTTCGAACGGGTGCCGCCCGGCAAGTTCGTCGCCGCCGGCATCGCCTGGGCGCAGCACACCGGCGTCGACCGCGTCGAGGTGCGGGTCGACGGCGGGCCGTGGCAGCAGGCGACGCTCAGCACGGAGGTCAACATCGACACCTGGCGGATGTGGCGGGTCGAGCTGGATCTCAACGAGGGCAACCACACCGTCGAGTGCCGCGCCACGGACCGCAAGGGCTACACGCAGACCGCCGACCGCGCCGCCCCCGTCCCGGACGGCGCCACCGGCATTCACGCGATCGTGTTCACCGCCGTGAAGAACCCCTGA
- a CDS encoding SRPBCC family protein yields MNVLTLDPADFQFTRRAWVDASPLEVYRLVSDVSSISRWSPNASDVAFDEDSGPVVGAWFSGRNRRGEKEWVSRSQVVRAEPGAAFAFVVGGADDGIVEWSWTFHPHGRGCVAEQSWRLLRMDPVLGGDAAEVTALRDYMAASAEATLTSLAEWIAVRGSSRR; encoded by the coding sequence GTGAACGTTCTGACGCTCGACCCGGCCGATTTCCAGTTCACCCGCCGCGCGTGGGTCGACGCGAGCCCGTTGGAGGTCTACCGGCTGGTCAGCGACGTGTCGTCGATCAGCCGGTGGAGTCCCAACGCGAGCGACGTCGCGTTCGACGAGGATTCCGGGCCGGTGGTGGGTGCGTGGTTCAGCGGTCGCAACCGCAGGGGTGAGAAGGAGTGGGTCTCCCGTTCGCAGGTGGTCCGCGCCGAGCCGGGTGCCGCGTTCGCGTTCGTCGTCGGTGGCGCCGACGACGGGATCGTCGAGTGGAGCTGGACGTTCCACCCGCACGGCCGCGGGTGCGTGGCGGAGCAGTCGTGGCGGCTGCTGCGCATGGACCCGGTGCTCGGCGGTGACGCGGCGGAGGTGACCGCGTTGCGCGACTACATGGCCGCGAGCGCCGAGGCCACGCTCACCTCGCTCGCCGAGTGGATCGCGGTCAGGGGTTCTTCACGGCGGTGA
- a CDS encoding helix-turn-helix transcriptional regulator, translating to MTRLGDFLRTRRSQLRPEDVGVQTYDDRRRVPGLRRDELARLAGVSSSYYTRLEQGHSSSASPEVLDALATALQLDDAERRHLHALAKPARQVTPRRPAPEHVSEPTAQLLDALADVPAIVLGRRSDVLAWNRLGHALFAGHLDFTAVRQARRPNMARLVFLDPHTRELYADWTGKARAVVGNLRLMTGQHPDDAHLHELVGELSAKSDEFASMWADHRVKVCDTAGYEMRHPLVGSLTVVQQTLSNGTGPHVVVATAPAGSPSHTALSLLAQAIPPAGVSATPARR from the coding sequence ATGACACGGCTCGGGGACTTCCTGCGGACGCGGCGCTCCCAGCTGCGGCCCGAGGACGTCGGCGTCCAGACCTATGACGACCGGCGCCGCGTGCCCGGCCTGCGCCGCGACGAGCTGGCACGCCTGGCCGGGGTGAGCAGCTCCTACTACACCCGGCTGGAACAGGGCCACTCGTCCAGCGCGTCACCCGAGGTCCTGGACGCGCTCGCCACGGCCCTGCAGCTCGACGACGCCGAACGCCGCCACCTGCACGCACTGGCCAAGCCGGCGAGGCAGGTCACACCACGCCGACCAGCCCCGGAACACGTCTCCGAGCCCACCGCGCAACTGCTGGACGCGCTCGCCGACGTCCCCGCGATCGTCCTGGGCCGCCGCAGCGACGTGCTGGCGTGGAACCGGCTGGGACACGCGTTGTTCGCCGGACACCTGGACTTCACGGCCGTGCGGCAGGCCCGGCGCCCGAACATGGCCCGGCTGGTGTTCCTCGACCCGCACACCCGCGAGCTCTACGCGGACTGGACGGGCAAGGCCAGGGCGGTCGTGGGCAACCTGCGCCTCATGACCGGGCAGCACCCCGACGACGCCCACCTGCACGAGCTGGTCGGGGAGCTGAGCGCGAAGAGCGACGAGTTCGCCTCGATGTGGGCCGACCACCGCGTGAAGGTCTGCGACACGGCCGGCTACGAGATGCGGCACCCGCTGGTCGGTTCGCTGACGGTCGTCCAGCAAACCCTGAGCAACGGGACCGGCCCGCACGTCGTGGTCGCCACCGCACCCGCCGGTTCGCCCTCGCACACCGCGCTGAGCCTGCTCGCCCAGGCCATCCCCCCGGCCGGGGTCAGCGCGACTCCAGCACGCAGGTAG